The following coding sequences are from one Schizosaccharomyces osmophilus chromosome 1, complete sequence window:
- the ats1 gene encoding RCC domain protein Ats1 — protein sequence MLYSLGSNGSYQLGLEHDEDISKPEKVNFPEQPKKIACGGNHTLILDQHGQLWACGDNRMLQCCQNFDNITLDGSINRLKPIESSYIHEFHIANRKYWSMVAVGWEYSVLVEKDRRTVWTCGSGPQGELGQGEVRASSLTKIMIPYLDQNEIIIDISSSVKHWVCITNQGNVYGCGDGRKGQLGPVVSKMTNRVQFLAQIEHANKVCCGLQFSAFLQETGRVSILGGDRWKLSEECIRWQNNNPNISSLIIDISSNWSTLSLLDFNGRIYAFGRGDRAQKAHTVQNDALAIAGGSEHNIVLMKNMEAYIYGWNEHGNAFNEDRQDVYQAKNLGLPGMVTYVAAGYATTWIVTENK from the coding sequence TCTTGGGTCTAATGGAAGTTATCAACTAGGATTAGAACATGATGAAGACATATCGAAACCAGAAAAGGTGAATTTTCCTGAGCAACCAAAGAAGATTGCATGTGGAGGAAACCACACATTAATACTTGATCAACATGGTCAACTCTGGGCTTGTGGAGATAACAGGATGCTACAGTGCTGCCAGAATTTTGATAATATCACTTTAGATGGGTCCATCAACCGCTTAAAACCGATTGAATCAAGTTATATTCATGAATTTCACATTGCTAACAGAAAGTATTGGTCCATGGTAGCCGTTGGATGGGAGTATAGTGTCTTGGTGGAAAAAGACAGAAGGACTGTTTGGACATGTGGTTCTGGTCCACAGGGAGAGCTTGGTCAGGGAGAAGTTCGAGCATCGTCTCTAACAAAGATCATGATTCCTTACCTTGatcaaaatgaaataatcATAGACATCTCTTCAAGTGTAAAACACTGGGTCTGCATCACAAACCAGGGTAACGTTTATGGCTGTGGAGATGGACGCAAGGGTCAATTAGGACCAGTCGTTTCAAAGATGACCAACAGAGTTCAGTTTTTGGCTCAGATAGAACATGCTAACAAGGTTTGTTGTGGACTTCAGTTTTCTGCATTCCTCCAGGAAACAGGCCGAGTAAGTATATTAGGAGGTGATCGTTGGAAGCTTTCTGAAGAATGCATTCGATGGCAGAATAACAATCCCAATATTTCATCCCTTATAATAGATATATCTTCAAATTGGTCTACACTGTCTTTGTTAGATTTCAATGGAAGGATATATGCATTTGGCAGAGGAGATCGTGCCCAAAAAGCACATACTGTACAGAACGATGCACTAGCAATTGCTGGTGGTAGCGAACACAATATTGTGCTAATGAAAAACATGGAAGCATATATTTATGGATGGAATGAACACGGAAATGCATTTAATGAAGATCGTCAAGACGTTTACCAAGCTAAAAACCTGGGATTACCAGGAATGGTTACCTATGTAGCAGCAGGATATGCAACGACATGGATAGTAACAGAAAACAAGTAG
- the ubc6 gene encoding ubiquitin conjugating enzyme E2 Ubc6, translated as MASKAAYKRLMKEYLALQRNPVEYIDARPAPENILEWHYIVTGPPDTPYEGGQYHGTLIFPSEYPFKPPAIRMITPSGRFQTNTRLCLSFSDFHPKSWNPAWMVSTILVGLVSFMTSDEITTGGIVTPESTRKAYAKDTKRFNLMNNPKFVAVFPELLEQNRRDIMEQAATNAKANAEAAAQKSNSNSPKENSNASKSKEGNWFKSHWGVVVVVFLALALARFLGSEA; from the exons ATGGCATCGAAAGCTGCCTATAAGAGG ttaatgaaagaatatTTAGCGCTTCAAAGGAATCCTGTAGAGTATATTGACGCCAGACCAGCACCAGAAAACATTTTGGAATGGCACTATATCGTTACGGGTCCTCCAGATACGCCATATGAAGGTGGCCAATATCATG GGACCCTTATATTTCCTTCAGAATACCCTTTTAAGCCTCCAGCAATACGGATGATTACACCCAGTGGCCGGTTCCAAACCAACACTCGTTTATGTCTATCATTTTCTGACTTTCATCCAAAGTCTTGGAATCCTGCATGGATGGTTTCAACGATTCTTGTTGGCCTCGTCTCATTTATGACCTCTGATGAAATAACTACAGGTGGCATTGTTACACCTGAATCCACAAGAAAAGCTTATGCAAAGGATACAAAACGCTTCAATTTGATGAATAATCCAAAGTTTGTTGCCGTATTTCCGGAACTTTTAGAACAAAATCGGCGAGACATTATGGAACAAGCTGCCACAAATGCAAAGGCAAATGCCGAAGCAGCTGctcaaaaatcaaattccAATTCGCCGAAGGAAAACTCGAATGCATcgaaaagtaaagaaggaaactGGTTCAAAAGTCATTGGGGTGTTGTCGTCGTGGTATTCCTTGCACTAGCATTAGCTCGCTTTCTTGGATCAGAAGCCTAA